The DNA region AACAAAGCCAATCTGCAACACTTTGCTACCGATACGGTAATGATTAAAAAACAGATGTCTTTTAAGCAAATTTCCGATTTACTTGATGTGCCTATTTCTCAAATTCAGTTACTAAATCCTTCTTATAAATTAAACGTAATTCCGCAATATCAAGATCAAAATCACTACTTGCGATTACCTAAAGAAAAAATTGGACTTTTTGTTTCTAATGAGAACAAGATTTACGCTTATATTCAACATGAAGCAGAATTAAAAAACAACAATCCTTATTTTAAAAACATAACTCCTAACACTGCAATTGCAGCTGCTCCAGTAGAAAAAATTGTTTTCCCAAAAGGAAGTACAACGCAATATTACAAAGTCAAAAAAGGAGACAATTTAAGCGCTATTGCTGCCAAATACAATGTTGACATCAATGACTTAAAGAAATGGAATCGATTGAGCAGTAATTCGCTTTCGTATGGCAAAGTACTCACCATAGTAACTTCAGAAAAAGACAATACTACTGCTATAGCAACTGTTGACAATAAAAACAGCAAGGTTGAAAAGGCTAAAAAAGAAATTAAGGCCGACTCGATCATTGCAAGTAATAAAACAAGCAATTACATTGTTCAAAAAGGAGACAACTTAAATACCATTGCCGAAGAAAACAATGTAACAGTAGCTCAAATTAAAGAATGGAATAAGCTTACTGGAAACACGATTCAAGTTGGAATGAACTTACAAGTGTCTAATAAAGAAATCGAAGCTAACGAAGTTGCCGCTGCAAATCCTGCAGTCGAATTAAAAAACATTGAATACATCGTTCAAAAAGGAGACAATCTGAGTACTATTTCAAAAAAGTTTGGAACTCCAATTAACGATTTGAAAGAATGGAATCATTTAGCCGATAACAATATCGCTTTGGGTAAAACATTGATTGTTGCCAAAGACGAAATTGCCATAAATACCGCTAAAGCTACTGCAGCTACTTTTAAGAAAAACAAATTAGAAAGTGCTGCTTTGCAACGTGACTATATGGTAAAAAAAGGAGATTCTTTATTTAGCATTGCAAAAAAATCAGGTGTAACCGTTTCAGATATTAAAAAATGGAACGATATTAAAAATGAAGATATCAAACCTGGAATG from Flavobacterium nitratireducens includes:
- a CDS encoding LysM peptidoglycan-binding domain-containing protein, whose product is MSIKKITISFFLLLSIPLFSQEIVESKGVAVLETKLSYLDSIKRSFVNDDMASCVDSLWTKELTDLNIYNELNKDIESINTDEKVDYELPTELLKSRLEAMNAKSPFNIQYNQGLENIIKSFLKNRKKSFERLMSISDYYFPMFEEVFAKNNIPLEIKYLAIVESALNPKAVSRVGATGIWQFMYHTGKQYNLNIDSYIDERSDPLKATKAAAQYMANMFEIFGDWELVLASYNSGPGNVSKAIRRSGGQQNFWSIKSNLPKETQGYVPAFLATMYLYEYHKEHGIKPNKANLQHFATDTVMIKKQMSFKQISDLLDVPISQIQLLNPSYKLNVIPQYQDQNHYLRLPKEKIGLFVSNENKIYAYIQHEAELKNNNPYFKNITPNTAIAAAPVEKIVFPKGSTTQYYKVKKGDNLSAIAAKYNVDINDLKKWNRLSSNSLSYGKVLTIVTSEKDNTTAIATVDNKNSKVEKAKKEIKADSIIASNKTSNYIVQKGDNLNTIAEENNVTVAQIKEWNKLTGNTIQVGMNLQVSNKEIEANEVAAANPAVELKNIEYIVQKGDNLSTISKKFGTPINDLKEWNHLADNNIALGKTLIVAKDEIAINTAKATAATFKKNKLESAALQRDYMVKKGDSLFSIAKKSGVTVSDIKKWNDIKNEDIKPGMKLKIGG